A single Anopheles arabiensis isolate DONGOLA chromosome X, AaraD3, whole genome shotgun sequence DNA region contains:
- the LOC120906804 gene encoding rRNA N6-adenosine-methyltransferase METTL5, with amino-acid sequence MACIKLKQLEQFLQTVDDFNEPKVRLEQYTTPSHIASQALYAIQTRHGDLDGRTVLDLGCGPGMLSIGAALLGADLVVGVEIDPDAIEVFRSNCDEFELENVQCVQADVLRLPEIFADRQRPFDTVLLNPPFGTKQNSGADMAFLKVAITLARGAVYSLHKSATREHVKKKAQEWKVRPSLIAELRYNLPQTYKFHKRTSVDVAVDLWRFECGDAA; translated from the exons ATGGCGTGCATTAAGCTGAAGCAGCTCGAGCAGTTCCTGCAGACGGTGGATGACTTTAACGAGCCAAAGGTGCGGCTCGAACAGTACACCACGCCGTCGCACATCGCTAGCCAGGCACTGTACGCGATACAAACCCGGCACGGCGATCTGGACGGCCGGACAGTGCTCGATCTGGGCTGCGGACCGGGGATGCTATCGATCGGGGCCGCCCTGCTCGGTGCCGACCTGGTTGTTGGGGTGGAAATCGATCCGGACGCTATCGAG GTCTTCCGGAGCAACTGCGACGAGTTCGAGCTGGAAAACGTGCAGTGTGTGCAGGCGGACGTGCTGCGGCTGCCGGAGATCTTTGCCGACCGGCAGCGGCCATTCGATACGGTGCTGCTGAATCCACCATTTGGGACGAAGCAGAACAGTGGCGCCGACATGGCCTTTCTCAAGGTCGCCATCACGCTGGCCCGCGGTGCCGTCTATTCGCTGCACAAGTCCGCCACCAG GGAGCACGTCAAAAAGAAGGCACAGGAGTGGAAGGTGCGCCCGAGCCTGATTGCCGAGCTGCGGTACAATCTACCCCAGACGTACAAATTTCACAAACGCACGAGCGTGGACGTGGCCGTCGATCTGTGGCGGTTCGAGTGCGGCGATGCGGCCTAG
- the LOC120906806 gene encoding SOSS complex subunit C homolog B: MAFPSTANQDVTKKILEDIQMKKQLLQKGVNSHSPGFGNLYNSSLGFGSLYTPSPLFQLPKHTPATATGQPNDSNQSISKGVWSQAINQSFGFFVPQDSLFGNNILPVLPRYDNPSIHYASTPKF; the protein is encoded by the exons ATGGCTTTTCCATCCACCGCTAACCAGG ACGTGACGAAAAAAATTCTGGAGGACATCCAGATGAAAAAGCAGCTCCTGCAGAAAGGAGTCAACTCGCATTCGCCCGGCTTCGGCAACCTGTACAACTCGTCACTCGGCTTCGGCAGCCTCTACACGCCCTCGCCCCTGTTTCAGCTACCAAAG CATACACCTGCCACTGCCACCGGCCAGCCGAACGACAGCAACCAGAGCATCTCGAAGGGCGTGTGGAGCCAGGCGATCAACCAGTCGTTTGGCTTTTTCGTCCCGCAGGACTCGCTGTTCGGGAACAACATCCTGCCGGTGCTGCCACGGTACGACAATCCGTCGATCCATTACGCTAGCACGCCAAAATTTTGA
- the LOC120906803 gene encoding uncharacterized protein C6orf136 homolog, producing the protein MANCLRNLSRKGRPLMGGIFTARSAKRCEELHRVRVAGATVAAANNRCLAPAGTQPAYAFAIDAFEANRNHRKALREQNDFHPHHDHQHHHHQSTSYGERDERIEVRYCSEGTSSPAGNPPKADQPTEEQLHRVYHVLSQTLPKLFVQPLDYSIYSPNLIFENNIRGTRTEGLYHYVKQIALLRTVGHLKFAYVTFEVLKITKHPEDNTVKVRWRIRGISALRVMLQFWKYKLWKLKEIFDGQEAWYDGFSVLHVGADGLVSKHVVDKIMPDDDTVKVAPKTMVSPKLALVVGLTAEIYPVVSTMN; encoded by the exons ATGGCCAACTGTCTGCGGAACTTGTCGCGGAAGGGCCGCCCGCTGATGGGCGGAATTTTCACAGCCCGCAGTGCGAAGCGGTGCGAGGAGCTGCACCGGGTCCGCGTAGCCGGTGCGACCGTCGCTGCCGCCAAT AACCGATGCTTAGCACCGGCTGGTACACAGCCAGCGTACGCATTTGCGATCGATGCATTTGAGGCGAACCGGAACCACAGGAAAGCATTACGCGAGCAAAATGATTTCCACCCACACCACGACCACcaacatcaccatcaccagtcGACATCGTACGGTGAGCGGGACGAACGGATCGAGGTTCGGTATTGCAGCGAGGGCACTTCGTCGCCAGCG GGAAATCCGCCGAAAGCCGATCAGCCGACGGAGGAACAGCTGCACCGGGTGTACCACGTGCTGTCGCAGACGCTGCCCAAGCTGTTCGTGCAACCGCTCGACTACTCCATCTACAGCCCGAACcttatatttgaaaacaacatCCGCGGCACCAGGACAGA aGGGCTGTATCATTACGTGAAGCAAATCGCACTGTTGCGCACCGTGGGCCATCTCAAGTTTGCGTACGTTACGTTCGAGGTGCTGAAAATCACCAAACATCCGGAAGATAATACGGTGAAGGTGCGGTGGCGCATCCGGGGCATCAGTGCGCTGCGCGTGATGCTGCAGTTCTGGAAGTACAAGCTGTGGAAGCTGAAGGAAATATTCGACGGGCAGGAAGC CTGGTACGACGGATTTTCAGTGTTGCACGTTGGCGCAGATGGATTGGTGTCCAAGCATGTAGTTGATAAG ATTATGCCCGATGATGATACGGTAAAGGTAGCGCCGAAAACGATGGTTTCACCAAAGTTGGCTTTAGTGGTTGGGCTGACGGCCGAGATCTACCCGGTAGTGAGTACGATGAACTGA